In one window of Mytilus trossulus isolate FHL-02 chromosome 7, PNRI_Mtr1.1.1.hap1, whole genome shotgun sequence DNA:
- the LOC134726269 gene encoding uncharacterized protein LOC134726269, which produces MCRLNHNYSKDMHISPPIKSQKLRLWLSFVAGVLANALLGPSEIFFVYANELQVIFNTNKKQVEMFASMQTIGNGIGFVLCTFTDSLNPMCFLVVGIVFTLIGPTVLWVATLDHQLSNSYFIMFGFLCNGLSDSIQIIISQKIVAKNFSSSYRGIIMAIMGESISIGMLLFSVVYYIIPSKNHRFQQLMIFLFFFSVFVYIFCFLFLREVKSETDYTNILPEDDTHEVEVHHKDVILKKTFLQIIKDPNYQVLAWLSTLAFATGSVLKTNLSVLSQVSGLSRFDSYIFIYVPVFSSISGIIVGFLSDKLRQSLTRLPFLLFSCLLQTICSFSNVILVQNKAFIVLSVVLTGTSLGSLYALVSSIVSEMFHIDNYNRNYGMIKGAHAVTALLFQYLFGVFYDDNVRDSKLFCRGLHCTEMGYTMNTVISLIPVLLCVILLKKTALKIT; this is translated from the exons ATGTGCCGTTTAAAT cataaTTACTCAAAAGACATGCATATTTCACCACCGATCAAAAGTCAGAAATTGAGAttatggttgtcgtttgttgctggtGTTCTTGCCAATGCACTGTTGGGACCATCGGAAATATTCTTTGTATATGCAAATGAGCTTCAAGTCATATTTAACACCAATAAGAAACAAG TTGAAATGTTCGCTTCCATGCAGACGATAGGAAACGGAATTGGATTCGTGTTATGTACGTTTACAGATTCTTTAAATCCCATGTGTTTCTTGGTTGTTGGTATCGTATTTACTCTGATTGGGCCAACTGTATTATGGGTGGCGACATTGGATCATCAATTGTCCAACAGTTACTTCATTATGTTCGGATTTCTATGTAATG gattaaGTGATTCTATTCAGATTATTATCTCACAGAAGATTGTTGCAAAGAATTTTTCTTCATCATACAGAGGAATAATTATGGCAATAATGGGAGAGAGTATCAGTATTGGAATGCTGCTGTTTTCCGTTGTTTATTACATCATTCCGTCAAAGAATCACCGATTTCAACAACTCAtgatatttctatttttctttagtgtatttgtgtatatattctgttttttgtttcttcGTGAAGTAAAATCTGAAACAGACTATACTAATATATTGCCCGAAGATGATACTCATGAAGTAGAAGTGCATCATAAAGACGTTATACTTAAAAAGACATTTCTGCAAATTATCAAAGACCCAAACTATCAGGTGTTAGCCTGGTTGTCAACGCTTGCATTTGCCACAGGTTcggttttaaaaacaaacttatcGGTGTTGAGTCAAGTTTCGGGGTTGAGTAGATTTGATtcgtacatttttatttatgttccaGTATTTTCGTCAATCAGTGGGATCATAGTTGGATTTTTGTCTGATAAACTGCGACAATCTTTGACAAGACTCccctttttgttattttcatgtcTGTTACAAACAATATGTTCTTTTAGTAATGTAATTCTTGTTCAAAACAAGgcttttattgttttatctgTAGTTTTAACGGGAACGTCGTTAGGTTCTTTGTATGCTTTAGTCAGCTCAATCGTTAGTGAAATGTTCCACATTGACAACTATAACAGAAATTACGGTATGATCAAAGGAGCACACGCAGTTACCGCCCTTCTCTTCCAATATCTTTTCGGAGTATTTTATGATGACAATGTCAGGGATTCGAAATTGTTTTGCAGAGGTTTGCATTGCACTGAAATGGGATACACGATGAATACTGTTATAAGTTTAATACCTGTTTTACTCTgtgtaattttattgaaaaagaccgcattaaaaattacttaa
- the LOC134726270 gene encoding uncharacterized protein LOC134726270 has product MHISSRIKSQKLKLWLSFVAGVLANALLGPSEIFYIYANELQVIFNVNKKQVEMFASIQTIGNGIGFVLCTFTDSINPMCLLMVGFVFTLIGPTVLWVATLDQHMTNSYFIMFGFLCNGLSDSIQIIISQKIVAKNFSSSNRGIIMAVLSESICIGMLLFSVVYYIIPLKNHRFQQLMIFLFFFSVFVYIFCFLFLREVQSQTDYTNILHEDDNPEPNVSSLNEHSKDVILKKTFMQIIKDPNYQLLAWLSTLAFATGSVLKTNLTVLSQVSGLSSFDSYIFIYVPVFSSIGGIVVGLLSDKLRDSLTRLPFLLIVCVLQTLCSFINIFLVKNKALIVLSAFLTGTALGSSYALVSSVVSEMFHIDNYNRNYGMIKGAHAVTALLLQYLFGLFYDANVSDSELFCKGLHCTEMGYTMNTIISLIPVLLCVCLLKRTALKITK; this is encoded by the exons ATGCATATTTCCTCACGGATCAAAAGTCAGAAATTGAAAttatggttgtcgtttgttgctggtGTTCTTGCCAATGCGCTGTTGGGACCATCGgaaatattctatatatatgcAAATGAACTGCAAGTCATATTTAACGTCAATAAGAAACAAG TTGAAATGTTCGCGTCCATCCAGACTATAGGAAACGGAATTGGATTTGTGTTGTGTACGTTTACAGATTCTATAAATCCCATGTGCTTATTGATGGTTGGTTTTGTGTTTACACTGATTGGGCCGACTGTATTATGGGTGGCGACATTAGATCAGCATATGACAAACAGTTACTTTATTATGTTCGGATTTCTGTGTAACG gaTTAAGTGATTCTATTCAGATTATTATATCCCAGAAGATAGTTGCCAAGAACTTTTCTTCATCAAACAGAGGAATAATAATGGCAGTTCTTAGCGAAAGTATCTGTATTGGAATGCTGCTGTTTTCCGTTGTGTATTACATCATTCCGTTAAAGAATCACAGATTTCAGCAGCTGAtgatatttctatttttctttagtgtatttgtgtatatattctgttttttgtttcttcGAGAAGTTCAATCTCAAACAGATTATACAAACATATTGCATGAAGATGATAATCCCGAACCAAATGTGAGTAGTTTGAATGAACATTCGAAAGACGTTATACTAAAAAAGACATTCATGCAAATTATAAAAGACCCAAACTATCAGTTGTTAGCCTGGTTGTCAACGCTAGCATTTGCCACAGGTTCGGTGTTAAAAACCAACTTAACTGTGTTGAGTCAAGTTTCGGGTTTGAGTAGTTTTGATtcgtacatttttatttatgttcctGTATTTTCATCAATCGGTGGTATCGTTGTTGGATTATTGTCAGATAAATTGCGTGACTCGTTGACAAGACTCCCCTTTCTTTTAATTGTGTGTGTCCTACAGACACTATgttcttttattaatatttttcttgttaaaaaCAAGGCTTTGATAGTTTTATCTGCATTTTTAACCGGAACAGCGTTAGGTTCTTCGTATGCTTTAGTTAGCTCTGTGGTGAGTGAAATGTTTCACATTGACAATTATAACAGAAATTATGGTATGATTAAAGGAGCTCATGCAGTTACTGCCCTTTTACTCCAATATCTCTTTGGATTATTTTATGATGCGAATGTAAGTGATTCGGAATTGTTTTGCAAAGGTTTGCATTGCACTGAAATGGGATACACTATGAATACTATTATAAGTTTAATACCAGTTTTACTCTGTGTATGTCTTTTAAAAAGGACCGcattaaaaattaccaaataa